In Candidatus Omnitrophota bacterium, the genomic stretch AACCGTCACGCACAGAACCAACACCATGATAACATTGTGCTGAAAAATGTTTCTTCTCTCGATATGCCATGAAGAGAGATCGGGATAGGAGACCGTGCTGACCATCAGGCAAGCGAGACTGATCATGACGATATGCATTCCCGTGCGGAAGTACGCATTATCCATCGCGATGCCGTATTCGATGCAAACTAAAACCGTCGCCGCCAGAAAACAGGCGGGTACGGGGCAAGGCAGACCGGTAAAATGGTCTCGCTTCTGTCCAATGTTGGCGTGGACGTTGTATCGCGCCAGCCGTAGCGCCGTGAACAGCGTATAAATTAGCACCAGCGACAATCCCAGCCGGTCGGATTGCTGGTATAAAATCGTGTGCAGAAGCACGGGCGGGGCAACGCCGAAGGAGATGACGTCGGCCAGCGAATCCAACTGTACGCCGAAGGGAGACGCGGAGCCGAACAAGCGCGCCACCTTGCCATCGATCAAATCGAAAAAAGCGGCCAACAAAATAAAAAACGCCGCCACTTCAAAACGCTTGTCAATGCCCAAAATAATGGAACTGACGCCGCAAGCCACGTTGAAACTCGTCAATACATTGGGCAAGAGGTGAACGACTTTTATGTTTTTCCGTTTGGGACGCAGGTTGCGGATGCGGAAACGACGGGGTTTCTTCAACCGGGGCAGACCGGGAACCGGCGCCGCGGATGAACGATCCGTCTTGGCCGTTGCGAATTTGGGAGGCAACGATTCGCTCCTTCCCAGGTTTTAATTAAAATATGATTAGAATTTCATTAAAAAATATTTTATCATGAAAAACCGTTTTCATCCACCTCTTTCCCTCCGCCGCAGCATCAATTCAAAACGCGGCGCAAAACGCCGGAACGGTCGATCCACGAAGCCTTGACCACTTCGAAAAAGGCAGGCGTTATTTTCCAACGCGGATCGCCCTCCGGAAGATCGTTAGGCAGGTCCTTAACGTAATCGGTGAAAAGGCTGGAGAAGAAGCCGAAGGCGTACCTGGGCGTACCCATCATCGTCAGCGCGTCGCGCAGATGATGGAAATCGAATTCCTCGGCGAAAAGTTCGGACAATTGATGCTTGGCGCCGCTGGATTTCTGGCAAGAGAGCAGGCGTTGATTGGCGATTTCGTAAAGTTCTTGCCCGCTCCACTTCAACTCGGAAATCAGGTTGGATTTATCCAGCCGCATCCGCTTCAACTGCTCCGGCGAGGCGTTGCGGTGGATTTCGTCCAGTTCGATGGGCAGGAATAATTTCAAGCCCAGTTTGGGATATTGCAGAAATTTGATGTCCAGCAGTTTTTCGATGAACGGGCGCATCAAATCCACGCGGGAACTGAGCAAAGACGGTTCGTCGATGCGGTCGAGCATGACATATAGACCCTGGTAGCCGTAAACATCCAATACTCCCATGAACTGATCGAGCAAATGGTAGCGGCTGGCGGCGTCCGAACCGCGCGGCAGAACAAATTCCCGGCGCTCTTTGGGGGAGAGTCCCCTAAGAATGTTGGCCAGGTTGATCGTATCGTGCGGCAGAATTTTTACGCTGCGTCCGGCGCGCATAGCTTGGGCGCGCACCGAAGTTTTCACCAAGAAATAGACGCCCCAAACGGCGGCGATCACAGCGGCGCCGAGA encodes the following:
- the pssA gene encoding CDP-diacylglycerol--serine O-phosphatidyltransferase; this encodes MPPKFATAKTDRSSAAPVPGLPRLKKPRRFRIRNLRPKRKNIKVVHLLPNVLTSFNVACGVSSIILGIDKRFEVAAFFILLAAFFDLIDGKVARLFGSASPFGVQLDSLADVISFGVAPPVLLHTILYQQSDRLGLSLVLIYTLFTALRLARYNVHANIGQKRDHFTGLPCPVPACFLAATVLVCIEYGIAMDNAYFRTGMHIVMISLACLMVSTVSYPDLSSWHIERRNIFQHNVIMVLVLCVTVLIFKTVIFFLSASFILSGPINAFRAMGKTPVEESAPEETKSGARETVLEK